One window of the Natrinema sp. CBA1119 genome contains the following:
- a CDS encoding ABC transporter ATP-binding protein, whose product MPAIRTRGLTKRYGAGDEAVVALEELDLEVAEGEVFGFLGPNGAGKTTTIDLLLDFVRPSDGSATVLGYDAQDETDAVRDRVGVLPEGFDLWDRSSGYRHLEFAIESQDGEREPDALLERVGLDRNDGQRPVGDYSKGMLQRLAMAMALAGDPDVLILDEPSGGLDPNGIRTMQEIVREEAETGTTVFFSSHILGQVAAVCDRVGILDDGELVTVDTIEGLRDAAGVGSRLVVEVAGEPGEPVTDLTTIEGVTDVSRAEDGVHVSYTDPRAKATVVHRLVDSDAAVLDFDIEEATLEDLFAAFTGSDSSREADHRAERDVRIETGDDGPALEAESEEVDR is encoded by the coding sequence ATGCCGGCAATACGAACGCGGGGACTCACGAAACGCTACGGTGCCGGCGACGAGGCCGTCGTTGCGCTCGAGGAGCTCGACCTCGAGGTCGCGGAGGGGGAGGTGTTCGGCTTTCTCGGACCGAACGGCGCCGGAAAGACGACCACGATCGACCTGTTACTGGATTTCGTCCGGCCAAGCGATGGATCAGCGACCGTCCTCGGCTACGACGCACAGGACGAGACGGACGCGGTCCGCGACCGCGTCGGCGTACTGCCGGAAGGATTCGATCTCTGGGACCGCTCGTCGGGCTATCGCCACCTCGAGTTCGCGATCGAGTCCCAGGACGGTGAGCGGGAGCCGGACGCCCTGCTCGAGCGGGTCGGACTCGATCGGAACGACGGGCAACGGCCGGTCGGGGACTACTCGAAGGGAATGCTCCAGCGACTCGCGATGGCGATGGCGCTCGCGGGCGACCCCGACGTGCTCATCCTCGACGAGCCGTCGGGCGGGCTCGACCCGAACGGGATTCGGACGATGCAGGAGATCGTCCGCGAGGAGGCCGAGACCGGAACGACCGTCTTCTTCTCGAGTCACATCCTCGGGCAGGTGGCGGCGGTCTGCGACCGGGTCGGCATTCTCGACGACGGCGAACTGGTCACCGTCGACACCATCGAGGGGCTTCGCGACGCGGCGGGCGTAGGATCGCGACTCGTCGTCGAGGTCGCCGGCGAACCCGGAGAGCCGGTCACCGATCTGACGACGATCGAGGGCGTCACCGACGTCAGCCGCGCCGAAGACGGAGTGCACGTCTCCTACACTGATCCGCGCGCCAAGGCGACGGTCGTCCACCGACTCGTCGATTCAGACGCGGCGGTGCTGGACTTTGACATCGAGGAAGCGACGCTCGAGGACCTGTTCGCGGCGTTTACCGGATCGGACTCGAGCCGCGAGGCCGATCACCGAGCCGAGCGGGACGTGCGGATCGAAACCGGGGATGATGGGCCCGCGCTCGAGGCCGAATCGGAGGAGGTGGACCGATGA
- the coaBC gene encoding bifunctional phosphopantothenoylcysteine decarboxylase/phosphopantothenate--cysteine ligase CoaBC, translating into MLEGVNVALGITGSIAAVKTVELAHELRRHGAAVRGVMTGSAQGIVHPWAVEFATENEVVTEITGGVEHVDLCGYEGWADVFLIAPATANTVGKIAGAVDDTPVTTCATTALGADTPVVIAPAMHEPMYDHPGVLEAIDTVTEWGVDFVDPRIEEGKAKIASEEAIVCDVARAAGDRPLEGEHVVVTSGATSESIDPVRVITNRSSGKMGRAVAKACYVRGADATLVHDGTDVPYADVCEVESASEMLAATREACTDADALVSAAAISDYTVEGSDEKIRSGRELTLELEPTPKLIDEIRTEYPDLPIVGFKTETSGDDGAMIEQARTTLERADLAFVVANDASVMGAETTSALLVHASDVARYEGTKAGLGGEIADSIAAVLGARPTTD; encoded by the coding sequence ATGCTCGAGGGAGTCAACGTCGCGCTCGGGATCACGGGGTCGATCGCGGCCGTGAAGACGGTCGAACTGGCCCACGAGCTGCGACGCCACGGTGCGGCGGTTCGCGGCGTGATGACCGGCAGCGCACAGGGGATCGTCCACCCCTGGGCGGTCGAATTTGCCACCGAAAACGAGGTCGTCACGGAGATCACGGGCGGCGTCGAACACGTCGATCTCTGCGGCTACGAGGGCTGGGCCGACGTATTCTTGATCGCACCCGCGACGGCGAACACCGTCGGCAAGATCGCGGGTGCCGTCGACGACACGCCCGTCACGACCTGTGCCACGACCGCGCTCGGTGCCGACACACCAGTCGTCATCGCGCCCGCGATGCACGAACCGATGTACGACCACCCCGGCGTGCTCGAGGCCATCGACACCGTCACCGAGTGGGGCGTTGACTTCGTCGATCCCCGCATCGAGGAGGGGAAAGCCAAGATCGCGAGCGAGGAAGCGATCGTCTGTGATGTGGCCCGCGCGGCCGGCGACCGGCCGCTCGAGGGCGAGCACGTCGTCGTCACGAGCGGCGCGACGAGCGAGTCGATCGACCCCGTCCGGGTTATCACGAACCGGTCGTCGGGCAAGATGGGGCGAGCGGTCGCGAAAGCCTGCTACGTCCGCGGAGCCGACGCGACGCTCGTTCACGACGGGACCGACGTCCCCTACGCCGACGTTTGCGAGGTCGAGAGCGCAAGCGAGATGCTCGCGGCCACGCGCGAGGCCTGTACGGACGCCGACGCGCTCGTCTCGGCGGCCGCGATCAGCGACTACACTGTCGAGGGGAGCGACGAGAAGATCCGCTCGGGCCGGGAGCTCACGCTCGAACTCGAGCCCACGCCGAAGCTCATCGACGAGATTCGTACCGAATACCCCGACCTGCCGATCGTCGGCTTCAAGACCGAGACCTCCGGTGACGACGGGGCGATGATCGAGCAGGCCAGAACAACCCTCGAGCGAGCCGATCTCGCGTTCGTCGTCGCCAACGACGCGAGCGTGATGGGGGCGGAGACGACGAGCGCGCTGCTCGTCCACGCTAGCGACGTTGCACGCTACGAGGGGACGAAAGCCGGGCTGGGTGGCGAGATCGCCGATTCGATCGCGGCGGTGCTCGGGGCGAGGCCGACAACGGACTGA
- a CDS encoding ABC transporter ATP-binding protein: MTTTDDPLIRAEGLEKRYTTADGFLDRLLGRRETVRAVDGVDLEIRAGETLGLVGESGCGKTTLGRALVRLLEPTAGSITYRDTELTECSRSELRALRSEIQYVFQDPLASLNPQLTVADIVGEALAVHDVVPPEHRDERVRELLETVGLQPNHASRYPHEFSGGQRQRIGIARALAVEPEFLVCDEPVSSLDVSVQAGIINLLADLQKEFGLSYLIITHDLSVVEHVADRVAVMYLGGLVETGTTTEVFDAPSHPYTEALLSAIPEPDPCWAGDRIVLEGSVPSPTDPPSGCRFHTRCPKVIPPAEYDLETDSFRSIMALRTRLAEADADAGLEALLPRTDASGDATAAIRDANGIPHQLSDPDAEAALADALEVASAGDFEAARDRLASAFETPCETTKPALEPGTADHPIACHRFDDRLEGEPEPIAGTKRRMRGTDR; this comes from the coding sequence ATGACGACGACCGACGACCCACTGATTCGCGCCGAGGGGCTCGAGAAACGCTACACGACGGCTGACGGCTTTCTCGATCGACTGCTCGGGCGGCGCGAAACGGTTCGGGCGGTCGACGGCGTCGACCTCGAGATTCGCGCCGGCGAGACGCTCGGGCTGGTCGGCGAGAGCGGCTGCGGCAAGACGACGCTCGGCCGGGCGCTCGTCCGACTGCTCGAGCCGACTGCGGGCTCGATCACCTACCGCGACACCGAACTGACCGAGTGCTCCCGGTCCGAACTCCGGGCGCTGCGATCCGAGATTCAGTACGTCTTTCAGGATCCTCTCGCCAGCCTGAACCCGCAGCTGACCGTCGCCGACATCGTCGGCGAGGCGCTCGCGGTTCACGACGTCGTTCCGCCGGAGCACCGCGACGAGCGCGTTCGGGAGTTGCTCGAGACGGTCGGGCTGCAACCCAATCACGCGAGCCGGTACCCCCACGAGTTTTCGGGCGGCCAGCGCCAGCGGATCGGCATCGCACGCGCGCTCGCGGTCGAACCCGAGTTCCTCGTCTGCGACGAGCCGGTGTCCTCGCTCGACGTCTCCGTACAGGCCGGGATCATCAATCTGCTCGCCGACCTCCAGAAGGAGTTCGGGCTTTCCTATCTCATTATCACCCACGACCTCTCGGTGGTCGAGCACGTCGCCGACCGGGTCGCCGTGATGTATCTCGGGGGACTCGTCGAAACCGGGACGACTACCGAGGTCTTCGACGCGCCCTCTCACCCCTACACCGAAGCGCTGCTGTCGGCGATCCCCGAACCCGACCCCTGCTGGGCGGGCGATCGGATCGTCCTCGAGGGATCGGTTCCCTCCCCCACCGATCCGCCCTCTGGCTGTCGATTTCACACGCGCTGTCCGAAAGTCATCCCGCCCGCCGAGTACGACCTCGAGACGGACTCGTTCCGCTCGATCATGGCGCTTCGAACGCGACTCGCCGAGGCGGACGCCGACGCGGGACTCGAGGCGCTCCTCCCGCGAACCGACGCCAGCGGGGACGCCACCGCGGCGATCCGGGACGCCAACGGGATCCCCCACCAGCTCTCCGATCCGGACGCGGAGGCGGCTCTCGCGGACGCGCTCGAGGTCGCTTCGGCCGGCGATTTCGAGGCCGCACGGGATCGGCTCGCGTCGGCGTTCGAGACGCCCTGCGAGACGACTAAGCCGGCGCTCGAACCGGGGACGGCCGACCATCCGATCGCCTGCCACCGGTTCGATGATCGACTCGAGGGCGAACCCGAACCGATCGCCGGAACGAAACGCCGTATGCGAGGGACCGACCGATGA
- a CDS encoding molybdopterin-binding protein — protein sequence MEVAILTVGDEVLAGDIANANAQWLATRLTDSGATVDRILTIPDDRERIAATLGKWTTALDAAIVTGGLGGTHDDVTADALADAFDRELTVDEPVRRDVLETVADYRDLDPETVTADDLDFDVDAWAALPEGSRPVLNPEGLCPGCVLENVYAFPGVPAEMRALFERVDAEFSGDAVSRVAYTPQPEGSMAAAIDGVRERFDVTIGSYPDTERRNRLKVTGTDPETVDAALEWLAERVDLDVSE from the coding sequence ATGGAGGTCGCCATCCTCACCGTCGGCGACGAAGTGCTCGCCGGAGACATCGCGAACGCGAACGCCCAGTGGCTCGCGACCCGGCTGACCGACAGCGGTGCAACCGTCGATCGGATCTTGACGATCCCGGACGACCGCGAGCGAATCGCGGCGACGCTCGGCAAGTGGACGACCGCCCTCGACGCCGCGATCGTGACCGGCGGGCTCGGCGGCACCCACGACGACGTCACTGCCGACGCGCTCGCGGATGCCTTCGACCGCGAGCTGACCGTCGACGAGCCCGTCCGCCGGGATGTCCTCGAGACCGTCGCGGACTACCGGGACCTCGATCCGGAGACGGTCACGGCCGACGATCTGGACTTCGACGTCGACGCCTGGGCGGCGCTGCCCGAGGGCAGTCGGCCGGTACTCAATCCCGAGGGGCTCTGTCCCGGCTGCGTGCTCGAGAACGTCTACGCGTTCCCGGGCGTGCCCGCGGAGATGCGGGCGCTGTTCGAGCGCGTCGACGCGGAGTTCAGCGGCGACGCCGTCTCGCGGGTGGCGTACACGCCCCAGCCGGAGGGTTCGATGGCCGCGGCTATCGATGGCGTCCGCGAGCGGTTCGACGTGACGATCGGCAGCTACCCCGACACGGAGCGGCGAAACCGGCTGAAGGTGACCGGCACCGATCCCGAGACCGTCGACGCGGCGCTCGAGTGGCTCGCCGAACGAGTCGACCTCGACGTGAGCGAGTGA
- a CDS encoding ABC transporter permease → MSDRHPTTQRGRIRIVGFDDAVADQQAGDRDDDDDIDATTAAGSIASSTTPEETTTETESEPDRPRRRLEDAWRRFRRNRTAMAGLGVIVVMAVLAVFARPIEVSTAEVTITLQPFSLAPYDPSAMFVGPANAPPSRAHPFGTDWAGRDQLSRVLVGGRYTLGIGLVAVALALCVGVPLGAIAGYFGGWIDEAIMRLVDVLYAFPFLVLAIAIVPILEPVPILGGGFWTVVLALAVTGWIGYARLLRGEVLSVREREYVTAARALGVPDRTVIRRHVVPNAVAPVVVQATLNVGTVVLTAAALGFLGLGLEPGSAEWGAMLSQGRSSLVQGRWHITVFPGLAIFLFVLAINLVGDGINDALDPHRDVSDERRRLR, encoded by the coding sequence ATGAGCGACCGACATCCCACCACCCAGCGCGGCCGGATTCGCATCGTCGGCTTCGACGACGCCGTCGCGGACCAGCAAGCGGGTGATCGGGACGACGACGACGATATCGACGCCACAACAGCGGCGGGATCCATCGCCAGTTCGACGACGCCCGAGGAGACCACAACGGAGACAGAGTCAGAACCCGATCGGCCGAGACGTCGCCTCGAGGACGCGTGGCGTCGGTTCCGACGGAACCGAACGGCGATGGCCGGGCTGGGAGTGATCGTCGTCATGGCGGTGCTGGCCGTCTTCGCCAGACCGATCGAGGTGTCGACGGCGGAAGTCACGATCACGCTCCAGCCGTTCTCGCTGGCACCGTACGATCCGTCCGCGATGTTCGTCGGCCCGGCGAACGCGCCGCCCTCTCGAGCGCATCCCTTCGGCACGGACTGGGCGGGCCGCGACCAGCTCTCGCGGGTCCTCGTCGGCGGCCGGTACACGCTGGGAATCGGGCTCGTCGCCGTCGCACTGGCGCTTTGCGTCGGCGTCCCCCTCGGGGCGATCGCAGGCTACTTCGGCGGCTGGATCGACGAGGCGATCATGCGACTCGTCGACGTGCTGTACGCCTTCCCGTTTCTGGTGCTGGCGATCGCGATCGTCCCGATCCTCGAGCCGGTGCCGATCCTCGGCGGCGGCTTCTGGACGGTGGTGCTGGCGCTGGCCGTCACCGGCTGGATCGGCTACGCTCGCCTGTTGCGCGGCGAGGTTCTCTCGGTCCGAGAACGCGAGTACGTCACGGCCGCGAGAGCGCTCGGCGTCCCCGATCGGACTGTCATCCGCAGACACGTCGTCCCGAACGCCGTCGCCCCCGTCGTCGTCCAGGCGACGCTCAACGTCGGCACGGTCGTCCTCACCGCGGCGGCGCTCGGCTTCCTCGGCCTCGGCCTCGAGCCCGGGAGCGCCGAGTGGGGTGCGATGCTCTCCCAGGGCCGGAGTTCGCTCGTACAGGGCCGCTGGCACATCACCGTCTTTCCCGGGCTCGCGATCTTCCTGTTCGTGCTGGCGATCAACCTCGTCGGTGACGGGATCAACGACGCGCTGGACCCCCACCGGGACGTGAGCGACGAACGGAGGCGGCTGCGCTGA
- a CDS encoding ABC transporter substrate-binding protein — MSGNSIGPSERGRLRRRSLLKGAGAAGVAGLAGCIRFNSVTADGPAEELIQEGFEAAGVEPPFETTIAITEDEERNKVAQLLRSELNGTGFFDVSITAQDFGSHIDMMFAAAERNENAMFVSSWTGGWDPSNYVDMLFHSDDHTPNGSNIGHYSSETVDEYIDAGLTETDHEDRVEIYQNLQEELVADSPASFVRFREATHVWDDDVVGGWQTYPLRPGTYYAIYAPWAGVYTELEEESEFVGDLGSDVTNYDPVTITGTVSSQATALLYEQLVGVDFDGEIRPMLATDWERIDDEQTDEMTYRFSLREGVRFHNGERLTAAHVNGSLERYEGTPRENDVYDWYESSEVIDDQTIEISCSREYGPFESALFNVSIVPMAVIDGEHDLESEPIGTGPYRFVEHESDDHWRMERFDEYWYEGGTKAVPDTAPIETVTLEIITEKSSRQGALEAGNIHFSYGVPSASIADFESDAAYDVGRHVGGGFDMVIYPTYRAPFSERSVRRGCNMLIPRERILENVYRGIGQLAYTPISPLLEDYASGSFQEMVADEYVRPN; from the coding sequence ATGTCAGGGAATAGTATCGGGCCGAGTGAACGCGGTCGTCTGCGACGGCGTTCACTCCTGAAGGGTGCGGGGGCGGCCGGGGTTGCGGGACTTGCGGGCTGTATCAGGTTCAACAGCGTCACGGCCGACGGCCCGGCCGAGGAGCTAATACAGGAGGGGTTCGAGGCGGCGGGCGTCGAGCCGCCGTTCGAAACCACGATCGCTATTACCGAAGACGAGGAACGGAACAAGGTCGCACAGCTTCTCCGGAGCGAACTCAACGGAACCGGCTTTTTCGACGTCTCGATCACCGCTCAGGATTTCGGCTCCCATATCGATATGATGTTCGCCGCGGCCGAGCGGAACGAAAACGCCATGTTCGTCTCGAGTTGGACCGGCGGCTGGGATCCGAGCAACTACGTCGACATGCTCTTTCACTCGGACGATCACACGCCGAACGGGTCCAACATCGGCCACTACTCCAGTGAGACCGTCGACGAGTATATCGACGCCGGCCTCACCGAAACCGATCACGAGGACCGCGTCGAGATTTACCAGAATCTTCAGGAAGAACTGGTCGCCGATTCGCCGGCGTCGTTCGTTCGCTTCCGCGAAGCGACCCACGTCTGGGACGACGACGTCGTCGGTGGCTGGCAGACGTATCCGCTTCGACCGGGGACGTACTACGCGATATACGCGCCCTGGGCCGGCGTCTACACCGAACTCGAGGAGGAGTCCGAGTTCGTCGGCGACCTCGGGAGCGATGTCACGAACTACGATCCCGTCACGATAACCGGGACCGTCTCCAGTCAGGCGACGGCGCTGCTCTACGAGCAACTCGTCGGCGTCGACTTCGACGGCGAGATTCGACCGATGCTCGCCACCGACTGGGAGCGAATCGATGACGAGCAAACTGACGAGATGACCTATCGATTCTCCCTCCGCGAGGGCGTCCGATTTCACAACGGCGAGCGACTCACCGCGGCCCACGTCAACGGCTCGCTCGAGCGCTACGAGGGAACGCCGCGAGAGAACGATGTCTACGACTGGTATGAGAGCAGCGAGGTTATCGACGATCAGACGATCGAGATCAGTTGCTCGCGGGAGTACGGCCCCTTCGAGAGCGCGCTGTTCAACGTCTCGATCGTTCCGATGGCGGTAATCGACGGCGAACACGACCTCGAGTCGGAACCGATCGGAACCGGCCCCTACCGGTTCGTCGAACACGAGAGCGACGACCACTGGCGCATGGAGCGCTTCGACGAGTACTGGTACGAGGGCGGCACCAAAGCGGTCCCCGACACGGCACCGATCGAAACCGTCACGCTCGAGATTATCACCGAAAAGTCGTCCCGACAGGGCGCACTCGAGGCCGGGAACATCCACTTCAGTTACGGCGTACCGTCGGCGAGCATCGCCGACTTCGAGAGCGACGCGGCCTACGACGTCGGTCGCCACGTCGGCGGCGGGTTCGATATGGTGATCTACCCCACCTACCGCGCGCCGTTTTCCGAGCGGTCGGTCCGTCGCGGCTGTAACATGTTGATTCCGCGCGAACGAATCCTCGAGAACGTCTACCGAGGCATCGGCCAACTGGCGTATACGCCGATCTCACCGCTGCTCGAGGACTATGCGAGCGGATCGTTTCAGGAGATGGTCGCCGACGAGTACGTCCGTCCGAACTAA
- a CDS encoding ABC transporter permease encodes MTLGRYVWTRLLVTAPVLFGVTALTFSFVHLLPGDAVDAIIGFQDVSPAVEASIRAEYHLDQPVWKQYVLWLGDAATLEFGESPITGRDVSATIGRRLPATLALGGAAWLLALAVGIPAGIVAAVRAGEPADELGRIAALAGIATPNFWLGLILLFVFSVRLGWFRVIPPDAPLASLAMAKFMLLPTITLGTASAALITRLLRSSMRRELEAAYVRTARAKGLSERTVILKHVLRNALLPVVTVAGLQLAFLVDGAVVVEQIFSWPGMGRLLVRSILRRDYTVIQATVLVIGVAIVFATLLVDIVYAILDPRIRY; translated from the coding sequence ATGACGCTCGGCCGATACGTCTGGACGCGGTTGTTGGTCACCGCGCCGGTCCTCTTCGGCGTCACCGCACTGACCTTTTCGTTCGTCCACCTGTTGCCGGGCGACGCGGTCGACGCGATAATCGGCTTTCAGGACGTCAGCCCGGCGGTCGAGGCGTCGATCCGGGCCGAGTACCACCTCGACCAGCCGGTCTGGAAACAGTACGTGCTATGGCTGGGCGACGCGGCGACCCTCGAGTTCGGCGAGTCGCCGATCACCGGTCGCGACGTCTCGGCGACGATCGGTCGGCGACTCCCAGCGACGCTCGCGCTCGGCGGGGCCGCGTGGCTGCTCGCGCTCGCGGTCGGGATCCCCGCGGGAATCGTCGCCGCCGTGAGGGCGGGCGAGCCGGCCGACGAACTCGGGCGGATCGCGGCGCTTGCCGGGATCGCGACGCCGAACTTCTGGCTCGGCCTCATCCTGTTGTTCGTCTTCAGCGTCCGGCTGGGCTGGTTTCGCGTCATCCCGCCGGACGCGCCGCTCGCCAGCCTCGCGATGGCGAAGTTCATGCTCCTGCCGACGATCACGCTCGGGACCGCGTCGGCCGCACTGATCACGCGCCTGTTGCGGTCGTCGATGCGCCGGGAACTCGAGGCGGCCTACGTCCGGACCGCACGCGCGAAGGGGCTCTCCGAACGAACGGTGATTCTGAAACACGTCCTGCGAAACGCCCTGCTTCCGGTCGTCACCGTCGCCGGCCTCCAGCTCGCCTTTCTCGTCGACGGTGCCGTCGTCGTCGAACAGATATTCTCCTGGCCGGGCATGGGGCGGCTACTTGTCCGGTCGATCCTCCGGCGCGACTACACCGTCATCCAGGCGACCGTCCTCGTCATCGGCGTCGCGATCGTGTTCGCGACCCTGCTCGTCGACATCGTCTACGCGATCCTCGATCCGCGAATTCGATACTGA
- a CDS encoding ABC transporter ATP-binding protein: MSLLEVDDLVVQFYTENGVVRAVDGISYEIRAGETLGLVGESGAGKSVASLALLRLIDSPGEIVGGEIRFRGRDVLELSADEMRGLRGDEIAMVFQDAGAALNPVYTVGEQISEAIRTHEAVTDETARDRAIALLERVGISDPAARYSDYPHEFSGGMQQRAVIAMGLSCDPALLVCDEPTTDLDVTVQAGILELLADLARESETAIQLVTHDLGVVAEICDRVLVQYAGEIVERAPVEELYYDPKHPYTVGLLASIPRVGDGRERLATVPGTTPDLVDPPTGCRFHPRCPYAEGVCARRRPPLVETESGAPDDGHPETHVAACLEYTGDLEEGLDYEVQVRDGADESTESNEPDERHLGGDDGEEPTRERDRRGEPR, from the coding sequence ATGTCGCTGCTCGAGGTGGATGATCTCGTCGTCCAGTTCTATACCGAAAACGGCGTCGTCCGGGCGGTCGACGGCATCAGTTACGAGATCCGCGCGGGCGAGACGCTCGGACTCGTCGGCGAGAGCGGAGCCGGCAAGAGCGTCGCCAGCCTCGCGTTGCTCCGGCTAATCGACTCCCCCGGCGAGATCGTCGGCGGCGAGATCAGGTTTCGCGGGCGGGACGTTCTCGAGCTATCGGCCGACGAGATGCGCGGGCTCAGAGGCGACGAGATCGCGATGGTCTTTCAGGACGCGGGCGCGGCGCTCAACCCAGTCTACACCGTCGGCGAACAGATATCGGAGGCGATCCGTACACACGAGGCCGTCACCGACGAGACGGCTCGCGACCGCGCGATTGCGCTCCTCGAGCGGGTCGGAATCTCTGACCCGGCCGCCCGATATTCGGACTACCCCCACGAGTTCTCCGGTGGAATGCAACAGCGGGCCGTCATCGCGATGGGGCTGTCCTGCGATCCCGCCCTGCTCGTCTGCGACGAGCCGACGACCGACCTCGACGTCACTGTTCAGGCAGGGATCCTCGAGTTACTCGCGGATCTCGCGCGGGAGTCAGAGACGGCGATCCAGCTGGTCACCCACGACCTCGGCGTCGTCGCCGAGATCTGCGATCGGGTACTGGTGCAGTACGCGGGCGAAATCGTCGAGCGCGCGCCGGTCGAGGAGCTGTACTACGACCCGAAACACCCCTATACCGTGGGGTTACTGGCCTCGATTCCCCGAGTAGGCGACGGGCGTGAGCGCCTCGCGACCGTCCCCGGGACGACCCCCGACCTCGTCGATCCGCCAACCGGCTGCCGGTTCCACCCGCGCTGCCCGTACGCGGAGGGCGTCTGTGCCAGACGTCGCCCGCCGCTCGTCGAGACGGAATCGGGAGCTCCGGACGACGGCCACCCCGAGACCCACGTCGCCGCCTGTCTCGAGTACACCGGCGACCTCGAGGAGGGGCTGGACTACGAGGTGCAGGTTCGGGACGGAGCGGACGAATCGACCGAGTCGAACGAACCGGACGAACGCCATCTCGGCGGGGACGACGGCGAAGAACCGACCCGCGAACGCGACCGGAGGGGTGAGCCGCGATGA
- a CDS encoding NAD(P)/FAD-dependent oxidoreductase translates to MRDVCIVGGGVAGLAASIFTARAGLDTLVISEGPSPSSSRTQSGDDGGESILARNASLENYPGFPEGVDARRYLRLSHEQARNAGVEFELGRVTSTELVDETDLEAGFVLETEGGEPLEARRVIAASWSDSEYLVPLDVGRIQRGSKHFVDTDEAGRTAVDGVYAAGRLAEEPHQAIVAAGHGAKVALAVIHDSDANFYHDWVAPEGYFTGRDREVPPGCEEIGDGERLERDETARNRMLEAFEEPLDEVPTMHPSVAED, encoded by the coding sequence ATGCGAGACGTCTGTATTGTCGGCGGCGGCGTCGCCGGCCTCGCCGCCTCGATCTTCACCGCACGCGCGGGACTGGATACCCTCGTCATCAGCGAGGGACCAAGTCCCTCGAGCAGCCGGACGCAGTCCGGCGACGACGGGGGCGAATCGATCCTCGCGCGCAACGCCAGCCTCGAGAACTACCCCGGCTTTCCCGAGGGCGTCGACGCCCGCAGGTATCTGCGACTGAGCCACGAACAGGCCCGCAACGCGGGCGTCGAGTTCGAACTCGGTCGGGTCACGAGCACGGAACTGGTCGACGAGACGGACCTCGAGGCCGGCTTCGTCCTCGAGACCGAGGGCGGCGAGCCCCTCGAGGCGCGGCGGGTGATCGCGGCCTCGTGGTCGGACAGCGAGTATCTCGTCCCGCTCGATGTAGGGCGCATCCAGCGCGGGAGCAAGCATTTCGTCGATACCGACGAGGCCGGCCGGACGGCCGTCGACGGCGTCTACGCCGCGGGCCGACTCGCAGAAGAGCCCCATCAGGCGATCGTTGCCGCGGGCCACGGCGCGAAGGTCGCCCTCGCCGTGATCCACGATTCGGACGCGAACTTCTATCACGACTGGGTCGCGCCGGAGGGATACTTCACCGGCCGCGACCGCGAGGTGCCGCCGGGGTGTGAGGAGATCGGCGACGGGGAACGACTCGAGCGCGACGAAACGGCGAGAAATCGTATGCTCGAGGCCTTCGAGGAACCACTCGACGAGGTGCCGACGATGCACCCGAGCGTCGCGGAAGACTAG
- the hpt gene encoding hypoxanthine/guanine phosphoribosyltransferase produces MDQLKQSLLEAPIIEKNGYHYFVHPISDGLPKLDPGLLREIVIRIIRKAELEEVDRIVTPAAMGIHISTAVSLMTDIPLTVIRKREYGLEDEVAISQKTGYSENEMYINDVREGERVLVLDDVLSTGGTLASVLTALHEIGAEVVDTVAVIKKVGGENKVDDAGYDVKTLINVDVVDGEVVIVDEEGDQ; encoded by the coding sequence ATGGATCAGCTGAAGCAGTCCCTCCTCGAGGCGCCGATCATCGAGAAGAACGGCTATCATTACTTCGTGCACCCGATCAGCGACGGGCTCCCGAAACTCGATCCGGGGCTACTCCGCGAGATCGTCATCCGAATCATCCGGAAAGCCGAACTCGAGGAGGTCGATCGGATCGTCACCCCCGCGGCGATGGGCATTCACATCTCCACCGCCGTCTCGCTGATGACCGATATCCCGCTGACCGTCATCCGAAAGCGCGAGTACGGCCTCGAGGACGAGGTCGCGATCTCCCAGAAGACCGGCTACTCGGAAAACGAGATGTACATCAACGACGTCCGCGAGGGCGAGCGCGTCCTCGTCCTCGACGACGTCCTCTCGACGGGCGGTACGCTCGCCTCGGTGCTCACGGCGCTCCACGAAATCGGTGCGGAGGTCGTCGATACGGTCGCCGTGATCAAGAAGGTCGGCGGCGAGAACAAGGTCGACGACGCCGGCTACGACGTCAAGACGCTCATTAATGTCGACGTCGTCGACGGCGAGGTCGTCATCGTCGACGAGGAAGGCGATCAGTAA